The following are encoded in a window of Candidatus Zixiibacteriota bacterium genomic DNA:
- a CDS encoding methylated-DNA--[protein]-cysteine S-methyltransferase, with protein sequence MATDNIVYRDIRSPLGDMIAGATDSGVCFLEWHDRGGVERIKKRIEKRYRLPLTPGNNSHLDELEEEVTRYFDGKLKEFSVALDIKGTPFERSTWDQLLAIPYGKTRSYGQMADLLGKPRASRAVGRANGANYISIVVPCHRVIATNGGLGGYGGGIQRKRYLLDLEAEK encoded by the coding sequence ATGGCGACAGATAACATTGTGTACAGGGATATTAGGAGTCCGCTTGGCGATATGATTGCCGGAGCGACAGACAGCGGCGTCTGTTTTCTCGAATGGCATGATCGCGGTGGAGTGGAGCGTATCAAAAAGCGTATCGAGAAACGCTACCGGCTGCCGTTGACTCCGGGCAATAACTCACATCTCGACGAACTTGAAGAAGAAGTGACCCGATATTTCGACGGCAAGCTGAAAGAATTCTCTGTAGCGCTTGATATCAAGGGCACACCATTCGAACGCAGTACATGGGATCAGCTTCTCGCGATACCTTATGGCAAGACGCGCTCATACGGCCAGATGGCTGACCTGCTGGGCAAACCACGTGCATCGAGAGCGGTCGGACGAGCCAACGGCGCAAACTACATTTCGATAGTAGTGCCATGCCACCGCGTGATCGCAACCAACGGCGGCCTCGGCGGTTATGGCGGCGGCATCCAACGCAAGAGATATCTGTTAGACCTCGAAGCAGAGAAGTAA
- a CDS encoding helix-turn-helix domain-containing protein — MAELTNKEMVGAMIRNDSSYDGRFYVGVVSTGIYCLPSCKAKLPKIENVVFFDSREEAIGAGLRGCQRCRSEKFPDVLPKWLHDVLRFMRENKTERLNESTLIKMTGHDISTVRRYFKTHFGVTPLGFHRRLRLNHARMLIQSGCDYLSAAYECGYESASGFRDAFVKQFGQTPGRLYGDR, encoded by the coding sequence ATGGCAGAGCTAACAAACAAAGAAATGGTTGGAGCGATGATTCGCAATGACTCGTCGTATGATGGCCGATTCTATGTGGGAGTTGTCTCTACCGGCATCTACTGTCTGCCATCATGCAAAGCGAAGCTCCCGAAAATCGAAAACGTCGTATTCTTCGACAGCCGCGAGGAAGCCATCGGTGCCGGTTTACGCGGCTGCCAGCGCTGCAGGTCCGAGAAGTTTCCCGATGTTCTCCCCAAATGGCTGCACGATGTGCTGCGATTCATGCGCGAGAACAAAACCGAGAGGCTAAACGAATCGACGCTGATTAAGATGACCGGGCACGACATTTCGACGGTCAGGCGATATTTCAAGACACACTTCGGCGTGACTCCGCTCGGATTTCACCGCAGGCTGCGGCTGAATCACGCGCGCATGCTGATTCAATCCGGCTGTGATTATCTGAGTGCGGCGTATGAGTGCGGGTATGAATCCGCGAGCGGGTTTCGCGACGCATTTGTGAAGCAATTCGGCCAAACTCCGGGGAGGCTATATGGCGACAGATAA